The sequence GTTGAATTTGGCATGGCGCACCCAGTCGCGAATCGTGCCTTCATTGCAGAGCGACAGGGCGGCGATGTGGGAGAGGGCATCCGCCTCGGCGATCCGCCGGCCGCCCTTGCCGATGACGATGACGATCTCGCCCTCATAATCGAGCTGCGGGCTTTCCGGCGGCCGGATCAGCGCTTCGCCATGGCCGGTGAAGGAACGGGGGAAACGGATGAACAGCGAAGGGTTGGAGGGCGCTGTCTGTCCGTCCTTATATTCCTCGTTGCGGTCGGGGAAGTTGACCCCGACGCAGATGATCTTTTCCGGTGACGGAATGGGAATTTCGAAGCGGATATCGTCGAGCGCGAAATCCGGCTGCAATGATCTGCTCTCCTCGGCGAGCTGAACGAGGCGGCCCGCCTCGATCACCTCGCGAAGGCTCGCCCAGCTTGCGCCGTGGCGAGCCGACAGGTCGATGACGCCGCCCTCGACGGCAAGCCCATAGCCATGACGGCCGTTTCTGGAAAAGGACAGGAATCGTGGATGGGTCATGCTTGTCTCGGGCCTTCTCTTGGCCTCAGGCGATACCGCCGAGGCAGACATATTTGATTTCGGTGAATTCCTCGATGCCGTATTTCGAGCCCTCGCGGCCGAGGCCTGAAAGCTTGACGCCGCCGAAGGGCGCTTCGGCCGTCGAGATCAGCCCGGTATTGACGCCGACCATGCCGTATTCCAGCGCCTCGGCCACACGGAAGACGCGGGCAAGATCCTTGGCGTAGAAATAGGAGGCAAGGCCGAATTCGGTATCGTTGGCCTGAGCGATCACATCGGCCTCATCCTTGAAGCGGAAGAGCGGCGCGACCGGCCCGAAAGTCTCTTCCTTGGCGACAGCCATGGCAGGGGTGACGTCGGCCAGCACCGTCGCCTCGTAGAAGCGCCCGCCGAGCCGGTGCCGCCGGCCGCCGGCAACGACACGGCCGCCCTTGGACAGCGCATCGGCGACATGTTCCTCGACCTTGGCAAGGGCAGACTCGTCGATCAGCGGGCCGAGATTGATGCCTTCGTCGAAACCGTTGCCGGTCTTCAGCGCACCGACCGCTTTCGACAGCTTCTCGGCAAAGGCATCATAGACGCCTTCCTGCACATAGAGGCGGTTGGCGCAGACGCAGGTCTGGCCGTTGTTGCGGAATTTGGCGATCAGCGCGCCTTCGACCGCCGCATCGAGGTCGGCGTCGTCGAAAACGATGAAGGGAGCATTGCCGCCAAGTTCTAGTCCGAGTTTCTTGATGGTCGGCGCGCTCTGCTTGTAAAGCTCGGCGCCGACTTCAGTGGAACCGGTGAAGGTCAGCTTGCGCACGACGGGGCTTGCGGTCATCTCGCCGCCGATGGCACGCGCCGAACCTGTGAGCACGCTGAACAGGCCTTTGGGGAAGCCAGCGCGCTCGGCGAGGATAGCGATGGCGATGGCCGAAAACGGCGTCTGCGAGGCCGGCTTCAGCACCATGGCGCAGCCGGCGGCAAAGGCCGGCCCCGCCTTGCGGGTGATCATCGCATTCGGGAAATTCCACGGGGTGATGGCGGCAACGACGCCGATCGGCTGCTTCATCACCAGGATGCGCTTATCCTTCTGGTGGCCGGGAACGATGTCGCCGTAGACGCGCCGCGCCTCCTCGGCAAACCATTCGATGAAGCTCGCGCCATAGGCGATCTCGCCCTTGGCTTCAGCCAGCGGCTTGCCCTGCTCAGCCGTCAGGATGCGGCCCAGATCGTCCTGGTTCGCCATCATCAGCTCGAACCAGCGCCGCAGGATGATCGACCGCTCCTTGGCTGTGCGGGCGGCCCATTCCTTCTGGGCAATCTCGGCCGCGGCAATCGCCGCCTTCGTCTCGGCTGCTCCCAGATTGGGAACGCGGCCGATGACCTCGCCGGTCGCCGGATTATCCACCGCGATCGCATTGTCCCCGGCCTCGATCCACTCGCCGCCGACCAATGCGGCCTGCCGGAACAATGTTGCGTCTTTCAATTCCATGACTCTATCCTCGCCAACGTTGAAAAGCGGGCGATTTCGCCCGCTCTCGGGGTAAACGTTTATGGCGCGATGATCGGCTGTGCCTTCAACTCAGGCTCGACCACATCGGCACCGGCAAACAGGCTACCATGTTCGAACCAGGATTTGGGAGCCGGGGCGCCCCAAAGTGTCTGGCGCTGCGGATCCTTGAGGTCCCACTTGATCGGCTCCAGATCGGGATCGACCGTCTGGTAGTCCGAGCAATAGATCTCGATGCGGTGGCCGTCGGGATCGAGGATATAGAGGAAGAAGGCGTTGGAGATGCCGTGGCGGCCCGGGCCGCGTTCGATGTTGGAGACCCAGCCGGTGGTCGCCATCAGGTCGAGCAGGTCGATGATGTTGAGCGGCGTCGGCACCCAGAAGGCGGTGTGGTGGAGGCGCGGGCCGCGGCCGTTGGTGAAGGCGATGTCGTGCACGCCGCCCTTGCGATGCGTCCAGGCGGCCCAGAGGCGGCCGGTCTCGGCATCCTCGGTATATTCGGTGACGCGGAAGCCGAGCTCGTTATAGAAGGCGACGCTCTCGTCGACATTCGGCGAGAAGCAGTTGAAGTGGTCGATACGCAGCGGCTTGACGCCCTTGTAGAGCGCGTATTTCTGATGGATCGGCGGCAGCCGGTCCATCTTCGAATAGAATTCGAGCGGAATGCCGTGCGGATCGCGGGTGCGGAAGGTACGCGCCTGATAAGGACGCTCGACCCATTCCACCGGCAGGTCCTTGCCCTTGAAGAAATGGGCAGCCTTGTCGAGATCCTCCTCGCCGAAGACCTTGAAGCCGAGATCGCGGGCTTCGGCCTTGCCCGATTTTTTGAGCACGATGCAGTGATGGCCGCGTTCTTCGAGCGCCCTGAGATAGATGGTATCGGCGGTCTCATCCGTCACCTGCAGGCCGAGCGTATCGACATAAAAGGCGCGCGATTTGGCGAGATCGGTGACGCCGAGTTCGACATGGCTGAGGCGCACGATGTTGAACAGCGGATAGAGATTGGGTGTCGGCAGGGGCATGGGTTCCTCCTCTTATGCGTACTTATCTATTGGCGGCTCAGCCGCCGAGTTTCTGGATGGCGTGCGGCTTGGTGGCGAAGGCGACGTTCTTGGTCTCCATGTAGAAATCGAAGGACCAGTCGCCGCCGTCGCGGCCGATGCCGGAATTCTTGACGCCGCCGAAAGGCGTCGGCAGGTGGCGGACGTTTTCCGAGTTCACCCAGATCATCCCGGCATCGAGATGGTCGGTGAAACGGAAGGCGCGCGTAACGTCGGAGGTCCAGAGATAGCCGGTCAACCCGTACTGGACGTCGTTGGCGAGCGCCAGCGCATCGGCCTCGTCCTTGAAGGGAATGGCGGTCAGCACCGGCCCGAAGATTTCCTCCTGGGCGATGCGCATCCTGTTGTCGGCGCCGGTAAAGAGGGTGGGAGAGACATAGCAACCGCCGCCCGGGCCATCGAACTTCTCTCCGCCGGCGGCAAGCGTTGCGCCTTCGGACCGGCCGATCGCGATATATTCCAGCACCTTCTTTTCGTGCACGGGATGAATGAGCGGGCCGATGACCGTCTCTGGATCGAGGGGATGGCCGACCTTGATACGCCGTGCCTTTTCGGCGACGAGCGCGGTGAACCTGTCATAGACGCTGTCTTCGACCAGCAGGCGCGAGGACGAGGTGCAGCGCTCGCCGTTCAGCGAATAGATCATGAAGACGGCGGCGTCCGCCGCGCGCTCGAGATCGGCGTCGGCGAAGACGACGACCGGGTTCTTGCCGCCGAGTTCGAAATGCACCCGCTTCAGTGTGTCGGCGCCCTGTTTCATGATCATCGAGCCGGTGCGGCTTTCGCCGACGAAGCCGATCGCCTTGATCAGCGGATGTTCGGTCAGCGCCTTGCCGGCGTCTTCGCCGAAGCCGTTGACGAGGTTCCACACACCCTTGGGCAGGCCGGCCTCTTCGGCGATCTCGACGAGCAGGCGGGCCGTCAGCGGCGAGAATTCGGCCGGCTTGTGGACGATGGTGCAGCCGGCGGCAAGCGCCGGCGCGATCTTCCAGGTCGACAGCATGAAGGGCGTATTCCACGGCGTGATGATGCCAACCGGGCCGATTGGCACGCGCGTCGTCACGTTCACCTGGCCGTCGGCGCGCAGCGCCTTGCCGTCGCGGGCCTCAGGCGCGCGGTCGGCGAAGAAGCGGAAATTCTCCGCACCGCGTAGCGCCGCCTTGGCCATGAACTTCAGCGACTGGCCGGTATCCATGCATTCGACGAAGGCGATCTCCTCGGCGCGCGCGACGATGGCGTCGGCGATTTTATGCAGCAGCTTCTTGCGCGCATCGCCCGGCATGGCGGCCCATTCGCCAAAGGCTGATTTGGCGGCCCTGGCGGCGCGGTCGATATCGGCGGCGTTGCCGCGGGCGACGGTGGCGAGCGGCTTCAGATCGACCGGCGAGAGGGTCTCGAAGGTCGCGCCGTCACCGCCTGTCACATCCTCGCCGCCGATGCGGTTGAGGACGCCGCGCTCCTTGAAGCGGGCAAGGTAGGTTTCGGCCTTTGCGATATTTTCCTGCAATGTCGGCATCGTCGATTTTCCTGATGTTGTCCCGTCCCGCAAGGCGGGTTTGTCACTTGCCGCGCAGCCGCGGATGGATGGCGTTTTTCTTCCAGCTCAGCTCAGCATCGATCTCGCGGATCTCCAGCGACAGCGCGAAATGCGGCGTCTCGAAGAGGGGACCGAGGACGTCCGCCGCCGCCGCGAAGATCGCCTCGCCGGTGCGCTTCTTCTCCTCGGCCGTGCGGCCCTTGCCGATGCGGAAGTTCAGGTCGACGAAGGCGTTTTCGGCAAGCTGATCGGCAATCGCATAATGATTGGCGCGAAGGGCACGCACGCGCACCGCACCGATTTCGAACAGGCCCGTCTCCAGCACTGTCTTCAGCAGCGTCCCGCAGAGCGCGCCGATATCGGCGCGGCCTTCGAGATTGGCCGAATATTCGATGGTGAGATGCGGCATCGATCCTCCCAGATCTGAATTTACTTAACACGTTAATAAATTTGCCGGAGATGTCAAGCATCTGTTGCAAAAAATTACTTAACATGTTTTCTTTCCTCGACCGTCCGGGGAGGGAGGGGAGGCATGAAGAGCAAGGAACCGCAGACGAGTGCGGCACAGATGCTGCAGGCCGCGACGCGCCTGCAGCATGATGCGTGCGAGCATGGCATGGCGATCAGCGGCTGGCAGCTCGAATGTCTTCAACTGTCGGCAGGCCGCTTCGAGAGCCATTTGTTTCAAACTCGCTTCGAGCATGTTCAATTGATCCGCGAGCGCACCAACCGCGCCCTGTTGAAGCGCGGCGCCGGCTGGGCCGGATCGGTCGTGTTCAGCCTGCCATTGGCCGCGTCGGGAAACGGCTGGACGGGCGGGCGGCCGATCGCCTATCCGTCTGGATTGCTTGCCGACGGACAGGACCTGCCGGAACTCGTGACACCCGTCGAACTCAACCTTATCTGCATCGCACTCGATCGGCAGTGGTTTGCGCTGGAGGCAGAGGCTCTCGGCCATGCCGCGCTGGCGCAGCGCCTTCGGCAGCGGGAAATATTGGTGATTGCGCCGTCTCGGCTCCACGCCTTGCAAGCATTGTTTCGGGATCTTTTCCGCGAGATTTCGCAACGGCCGGCAGTACTGACCTTCGAGAACGCCCGCCGCGAGATTGAGGGGGCAATCATCGAGCATATCGTGGAAGCGTTGGCCGCATCTGTATCGGTCGAGCCGCGCGAGGACACGCCGCGCAAGACCACCGCCGATCAGGCGCGGGCGCTGGCGCTTGCCGACGCTTCGGAGACCCTCGATATCGGCGGGATCTGCCGGCGGCTGAGCGTCAGCCGGCGCCATCTGCAGAATTGCTTCCTGAGCTCTTACGGCCAGAGCGCGACCCATGTGCTGCGGGCCATCCGACTCAATCGCGTGCGTCGCGAGCTTCGCGACCACGCCCGGCTCGGCACCCGCGTCTCGATCGGAGATATCGCCGCCCGCTGGGGATTCTGGCACTGGAGCCGGTTTGCCGAAGATTATCGAAAACACTTCGGCGAACTCCCCTCGGCAACGCTGCGCGACGGGAAAGGTCTGCCGGTGTGGCAAAGTTTTCCGGCCGTGCCGAAAACGGATAACGCCTGGGGACGCTGATCTTCTAAAATCCCCGAACTGGTTCAGAAGAGACCAGCAGGGGAACCTTATCATGAAGACCAGCGCATATGGATGCGCCCTCGGCCTTGCCGCGGGTGCCGCGATTTTCAATGCCTTCTGTTTCGTACCCGGCGTCTTTGCCGCCGAGAACGGCGCGACGATCACGCCATTCGGCGTCACCGACTTCGGCGCCGGCATGCTCCCGCCTTCAACGCCCTTCGGGACGGTCGGCGTCAGAGCGGCCTACTATTCCGCCGATGTCGTCAAGAACGGCAGAGGCGACAGGATCGACAACGATTTCGACCTGACGGTCAAAACGATCGGTCTCGCCTACATCCACATGAGCGAGACCGAACTCTTCGGCGCCTCGGTCGGCTTCGGCACCATCATTCCGCTGATGGACATCAACGGCAGTCTCACGGTGCCGACGCCGGGCGGGCCGTTCACGCTGGCGGGCGAGGATTTCGCACTTGGCGATATCCAGATCATGCCACTGATGCTGCAGTGGAACGCACCACCCAATCTTTTCGTCAATGCGAGCCTGCAGGTTCAGGCGCCGACGGGCTCTTATGACGTCAATGAGCCCTTCAATGTCGGCACCAACCATTGGGCGATCGCTCCCCTCGTCGGCCTTACCTATCTGACCGACGGCGGCTTTGAGATCTCCTCGCGAGTCGAGCTCAACTTCAACACCGAGAACCCGGATACCGACTATACCAGCGGCATCGAATACAAACAGGAATTCGCCGTCGGTCAGCATTTCGGTCCCTGGACCCTCGGGGCCGGCGGATATTTCTACCAGCAGCTCAGCGATGATACGGGACCGGCGGCCGGCGACGGCAATCGTGGGCGCGTCATGGCTCTCGGACCCGCCATCAGCTTCTTCGAACCCGGCCTGCCGGTGATGAGCCTGCACGCCTACCGCGAATTTGCCGCCGAGAACCGGGCGGAAGGGGTCAATGTCGCCTTCCGCATCGGCATGGCTTTCTAAGGAGGTTGGGATGAATCTTTCTTCTTTGCCCGGCATCGCCGACCGTCAAGCAGGACCGAAGCAGGGTCTCGTAATTCAGATTGCGAGCAGCCTGACGATCATGGGCGCCGTCATGATCGCGCCGATGCTGCCCAAGCTTGCGGCGGAATTCGCGCCATCTTCGCCGCGGGCGGCCGAACTGGTTCCACTCGTCGCCACCGGGCCGGCGCTTGCGATCGCGCTCTTTGCTCCGGCTGCCGGCTTCCTTGCCGATCGGCTCGGCCGCAAGACGATGCTGATCGTCGGCAGCCTTCTCTATGCCTTCTTCGGCTTCCTGCCGGCGATGCTCGATGATCTGGGCAGCCTGCTTGCCGCCCGCCTCGCCTTTGGTTGCGCCGAAGCGATCATCATGACCAGTTGCACGACCTTGATTGCCGACTATTGGACCGGCGAGGACCGCTCGCGTTACGTCAACCGTCAAGTGGTGACGATCGGCATCGTCGGTTCGATCTTCTTCGTGCTGGGAGGTGCCGCCGGCGAGACGAACTGGCGCTACCCGTTCTATCTGTACCTGTTGCCGCTGCTTCTGCTTCCCTTCATCGTCAGAACGCTGTGGGAGCCGGCGCGGCGCGCCGAGCAGGACGTGCGGGAATATACGTTCTCGCGTACAAGCATCCTCGGCGCCGTCACGGCTTCCTACCTGCTGGTCTTCATCGGCATGGTCGCAAGCTTCATCGTGCCTGTCATGGCGCCCGGGCTTCTGGTCGCGCTCGGCACGACCTCGTCGTCCCTCATCGGTCTTTGCACCGGCCTCGGGCTGCTCGCCACGCTTGCCGGGTCGCTCGCCTGGCCTGCTGCCCGCCGGCGTCTCGGCACTCCAGGCGTGAATGTCCTCCTGCTTTCGCTGCTGGCGCTCGGCCTATGGCTGCTGACAAGTGCCGGAAGTTATGCCGCCGTCATGCTCGCAGTCGCGGTTCATGGTTTCGGCGCCGGCTTTCTCGTGCCGAACGCCATGCTGCCGCTGCTGCAGACACTGTCCGCCCGCTATCGGGCGCGCGGCGTCGGCGGCTTCACCTCGGCGCTCTATCTCGGGCAATTCGCAAGCCCGCTCATCATCCTGGCTTTCGCGCAAGGCTTCGGGGGGACGCCGGAGGGAATTCCCGCGGCGATCAACCTCTGGGCCGGCGTCGTTCTGGCCGCAGCGCTCGTCTGGGCCGGTGTCTGGCTCCTCCGCCGCGAAAAGGGACGGCGGGCGCTCCGCTCCTGACGGCTCGACGCGGCCTTGCGCCGGCGCGTCGCGGGCGCTCCGGCGCATTTTTCACATCGAGGAAAGGTATTCAGCATGAACGACTTGTCACGTCTCGCGCCCCCGGATGGTCTTGCGCTCGCCGCAGCCATCCGCAGCGGCCGTCTCGCACGCCGGAGCGTTACCAGCGAGGCGGTTGCGCGCATTCGCCGGGTCAATCCGGCCCTGAATGCAATCGTCGACGATCTCGGCGACGATGCGATGGCAACGACGGCGGCATCCGCGCCGGGCGGCGTTTTCGACGGCGTGCCGACGGTGGTCAAAGATCTCTTCATGCCGGTTGCCGGCGCAAGGATGACCAACGGCTCGCTGATCGGCAGAGCCACGGTCGCCCCTTTCGATGCGGAGGTGGTGAGACGCGGCCGGGCGACCGGCATCTCGATCCTCGCCACGACGACATCGCCGGAATTCGGCACCTCCTACACGACGGAAAGCCGCCTTTTCGGCAAAACCGCCAATCCCTGGTCGCTTGAGCATACGGCCGGCGGCTCCAGCGGCGGATCGGCGGCGCTGGTGGCTGCCAGAGCCATCCCCTTCGCCTTCGGCAATGACGGCGGCGGATCGCTGCGCGTACCCGCATCCTGCTGCGGCATATTCGGCCTGAAGCCGTCCCGGGGCCGGGTGCCCATGGGGCCGATGATCGGCGAAGGCTGGGCCGGCATGGGATGCAACAATATCATGTCGATTTCCGTGCGCGACAGCGCCGCAATGCTCGATGCCTTGAGCGGGATGGATACCGGCGCGCCCTATGCCGCCCCCCATGATGAAGACAGTCTTCTCTCCTGCTGTTCGAAACGACCCGCTCGCCTGCGCATCGGCCTGGTCACGCGGCTCGATCCCTTCGCAACCAACAGCCAATGCCTGCAGGCGGTCGAGGATGCCGCCGAGCTCTGTGAGGCGCTCGGTCATCATGTCGAGACAATGACGCTGCCGGTGGATGCGATCGAATATTACGATCACGTCTTCACGATCATCGGCGCCCAAACCAAGAATTTCATCGGCGTGATCGAACAGATGGGCGGCCGGCCGGTCGATCGCGACGCGCTTGAAGCGCGCACGCGCATCATCCTGCGAGAAAAGGGCGAAGTTTCCGGTGCAGGCTACGCTGCGGCAGTGGATTACATCCATGCCTTCGGCCGCCGCATGGGCCGGCTGCTGGAGGATTGCGATGTCCTGCTGTCACCGACGCTTGCAAAACCACCGCAGCTGCTCGGCAGCTTCGATATGAACGACAGCGAGACGCTGCCGGATCTGATCGACCGTTTCCACAGCTTCTCTCCCTTTACCTCATTGTTCAATGCGAGCGGCCAGCCGGCCATGTCGGTTCCGCTTTGCTGGTCGCCGGAAGGCCTGCCGATCGGCATGCACTTTGCTGCCGGCTTCGGCCGAGAGGGGCTGTTGTTTTCACTCGCCGCCCAGCTCGAAGAAGCCCGCCCCTGGGCAGGGCGCATTCCGCCCCTGAACGCATTGACGCCTTGAAGATGGCGTCGATGGGAGGCTGATCCGGCAGGAGGCACCGGATGCATCGGCAATTCCGAGGCGCGCCCTCGCAGAGCAGGGTGATCTCGAGGCCAAGATCATCCTGCTCTTGAGTAAATTTCGCCCAAGGCCGCAGTACGCTCCTGGCGACAGGCATCAGCGAATTGCCGCCGCAAGCTCCATTGCTTCCCTGACGTACCGGCTCAGGCGCTCTTCCGCGTTCGGCATATCCAGGCGATCGCCGACCCAGCCGATATAGGTGAGACTTCTCAAGAGCAGGAAGAGCGGCAGCGTTTCGAGCGTTGCATCCGACAACGGCCGGCGTTTGCGGTAGCCGGCGATGAGCGCGTCGGAGAGCTGCTCATAGCAGGGCTCGTGCCGGTTTCTGAGAAGCGCGGTGGCGATGTCGAACATGCGCCAGCCATAGCCTGCATCGTCGAAATCGATGAACTCGACGCCGTCGGCGCCGACGAGCACGTTTTCGCGCACCAGGTCGGCGTGAATGAGGCCGTAGTCGAGCCCGGACCGCTCGGCCAATCTCAACTTCTCGCCAAGAAACGCCCGCAAATCCACGAGCCGTCCTGCCATTTCCGGTGTCAGTCCCTGGCAGTCCCAGAACCTGCCCCAGAACGGGTTCTCGCCCAGCAACCCATCGAAATCCCATGCCGGGCGGGTGAAGGATGCAGGCGGCGTCCATCGGTCGGAAATGGTGTGGAGTTCGGCCATCGCTTCACCGATCCGGCCAAAAATTGCCTTGATGCGGTCGGGCGAATGATCAAGCGGCACGCCGGAACGGCCCAGTTCCTCGCCGCTCATCCAGCTCACGATATCGGCATGCTGAGTGGCAAAAGCCGGGGTGGCCGGCAAGGTCACGAGATTGCGGCCGTCCAGGGTGGGAATTGGTGCCGGAACCCGCAGTCCACCCGCGGCGAGCGCTGCCATCCACTGCAGTTCCGAAGCGAGCGTGCGATCGTCGTGATATCCGGGTCGATGCAGCCGAAGGGCTGCGGGTTTACCGTCGGCCAGACGAACCTGAAACACCGCATTCTCGCGGAATTTCAGCAGTTTCGGCGTCTGGTCGGCCAGGCCCCAATGCTGAAGCGCTTCCTTCGCTCTCCCGGGGAGAGCATCCATCAGCCGTGCGAATTCGTTTTCGCTCATCGAGCCGCTCACAGCCCCGACAGCACGTCGTCGAAGACCGACAACATCAGATCGGCATTCTCCCGCGAGAAAGGCATTGGCGGGCGGATCTTGGTGGCGGATTGATGGATGCCGATCTTGCCCATCAGCACGCCGCGTTCGCGCATCTCGTTGACGATCCGGCTCGCAAGAGCCACGGCCGGCTCCTTCGTCGCCCGGTCCAGCACGAATTCCATGCCCATGAAAAGGCCGCCGCCGCGCACGTCGCCGATGATCGCATGTTTTTGCGCCAGCCGCTTGAAGGCGTCGCAGGTATATTCGCCGACATCGCGGGCGTTCTCGATCAGCCTCTCGTCCTCGATCACGTCGAGCACCGCCATGGCGGCGGCGCAGGAGACCGGATTGCCGCCGAAGGTATTGAAATAGCGGAAGGCCTTGCGGAAGGCGTTCAGCACATCGGCATTGGCAACGACGCCGCCGACGGGATGGCCGTTCGCCATCGGCTTGCCGAGCGTCACGATATCGGGAACGATGCCGGCGCGCTGATGGCCCCACATATCAGAGCCGGTGCGGCCGAAACCGGGCTGCACCTCGTCGGTGATGACGAGGCCGCCGGCCTTGCGCACCGCCGCCACCGCCTTGTCGAGGAAGCCCCGCGGCTGATCCGGAAAGCCTTCATTGGCAAAGAACGGATCGATGATCAGTGCGGAAAACCCATGCGGGCTTTCCTGCAGCGAGGCGATCGCCGCCTCGACTTCGGCCGCAAAGACTGCGGCAAAGGCGTCACCGCCTTCGCCGCCGAGCGGGCGGTAGCTGTCGGGCGCCGGCACGTGCCTGACATGACCGCCGAAGCCGCCGACCGGCGGCATGCGGGTCGAGAGCTGCGATACGGCCGCCGTATTGCCGTGATAGGTGTGGTTGGTGGCGATGACGCCGGTCTTGCCAGTCACCGCTTGCGCCATGCGCAGCGCCACGTCGTTCGCTTCGCTGCCGGTGCAGGTCAGGATCGCCGCGTCGAGGGTCGCGTCGAAGGTCGCGGTTAGGCGTTCGACATAATCGAGGATGCCTTCATGCAGGTAACGCGTATGGGTGTTCAGCGTCGACGCCTGCCGGGTGATTGCCTCGACCACACGCGGATGGCAATGGCCGACATGCGGCACATTGTTGTAGCAATCGAGATAGCGGCGGCCGTCGGCATCCCACAGCCAGACGCCTTCGCCCCGCACCAGATGAATCGGGTCGTCATAAAAGAGCGACATGTTGCGGCCGAGAAGCCGCTCGCGGCGCGCGATAAGGGCAGCGTTATCGGACATGATCAGGCTCCCGCGGCGGCAAGGCCGGCGTCGAGCGCCGTCAGGATCGTCTGCACGTCCCCTGCCGTGACGATCAGCGGCGGCGACATGATGACATTGGCGCCGGAGGTGCGTACCAGCGCGCCGGCCTCATAGGCGGCATCCTGCACCTTCTGCATCACATCCTTCGATGCGGCGCTTTTCTTCTCCCGGTTGCTGACGAGTTCGAGCGCGCACATCAGGCCCTTGCCGCGCACGTCGCCGATCAGCTCATGCTTGTCCTGCAACCTCCTGAGGCCCGCAATGAGTTCCTCTCCGCGGACGGCGGCATTGGCGGCGACGTTCAGGCGTTTCGTCTCCTTTAAGGTCGCAAGCGCGGCGGCCGCACCCGTCGGATGGCCGGAATAGGTATAGCCGTGGCCGATGCTGCCGAACGCGCCCTTGCTGCCTTCGAACACTTCGGCCACCTTGTCTGAGATCATGACGGCGCCGAAGGGGAAATAG comes from Rhizobium sp. BT03 and encodes:
- a CDS encoding phosphotransferase enzyme family protein — translated: MSENEFARLMDALPGRAKEALQHWGLADQTPKLLKFRENAVFQVRLADGKPAALRLHRPGYHDDRTLASELQWMAALAAGGLRVPAPIPTLDGRNLVTLPATPAFATQHADIVSWMSGEELGRSGVPLDHSPDRIKAIFGRIGEAMAELHTISDRWTPPASFTRPAWDFDGLLGENPFWGRFWDCQGLTPEMAGRLVDLRAFLGEKLRLAERSGLDYGLIHADLVRENVLVGADGVEFIDFDDAGYGWRMFDIATALLRNRHEPCYEQLSDALIAGYRKRRPLSDATLETLPLFLLLRSLTYIGWVGDRLDMPNAEERLSRYVREAMELAAAIR
- a CDS encoding MFS transporter, translated to MNLSSLPGIADRQAGPKQGLVIQIASSLTIMGAVMIAPMLPKLAAEFAPSSPRAAELVPLVATGPALAIALFAPAAGFLADRLGRKTMLIVGSLLYAFFGFLPAMLDDLGSLLAARLAFGCAEAIIMTSCTTLIADYWTGEDRSRYVNRQVVTIGIVGSIFFVLGGAAGETNWRYPFYLYLLPLLLLPFIVRTLWEPARRAEQDVREYTFSRTSILGAVTASYLLVFIGMVASFIVPVMAPGLLVALGTTSSSLIGLCTGLGLLATLAGSLAWPAARRRLGTPGVNVLLLSLLALGLWLLTSAGSYAAVMLAVAVHGFGAGFLVPNAMLPLLQTLSARYRARGVGGFTSALYLGQFASPLIILAFAQGFGGTPEGIPAAINLWAGVVLAAALVWAGVWLLRREKGRRALRS
- a CDS encoding amidase, whose translation is MNDLSRLAPPDGLALAAAIRSGRLARRSVTSEAVARIRRVNPALNAIVDDLGDDAMATTAASAPGGVFDGVPTVVKDLFMPVAGARMTNGSLIGRATVAPFDAEVVRRGRATGISILATTTSPEFGTSYTTESRLFGKTANPWSLEHTAGGSSGGSAALVAARAIPFAFGNDGGGSLRVPASCCGIFGLKPSRGRVPMGPMIGEGWAGMGCNNIMSISVRDSAAMLDALSGMDTGAPYAAPHDEDSLLSCCSKRPARLRIGLVTRLDPFATNSQCLQAVEDAAELCEALGHHVETMTLPVDAIEYYDHVFTIIGAQTKNFIGVIEQMGGRPVDRDALEARTRIILREKGEVSGAGYAAAVDYIHAFGRRMGRLLEDCDVLLSPTLAKPPQLLGSFDMNDSETLPDLIDRFHSFSPFTSLFNASGQPAMSVPLCWSPEGLPIGMHFAAGFGREGLLFSLAAQLEEARPWAGRIPPLNALTP
- a CDS encoding aspartate aminotransferase family protein, which produces MSDNAALIARRERLLGRNMSLFYDDPIHLVRGEGVWLWDADGRRYLDCYNNVPHVGHCHPRVVEAITRQASTLNTHTRYLHEGILDYVERLTATFDATLDAAILTCTGSEANDVALRMAQAVTGKTGVIATNHTYHGNTAAVSQLSTRMPPVGGFGGHVRHVPAPDSYRPLGGEGGDAFAAVFAAEVEAAIASLQESPHGFSALIIDPFFANEGFPDQPRGFLDKAVAAVRKAGGLVITDEVQPGFGRTGSDMWGHQRAGIVPDIVTLGKPMANGHPVGGVVANADVLNAFRKAFRYFNTFGGNPVSCAAAMAVLDVIEDERLIENARDVGEYTCDAFKRLAQKHAIIGDVRGGGLFMGMEFVLDRATKEPAVALASRIVNEMRERGVLMGKIGIHQSATKIRPPMPFSRENADLMLSVFDDVLSGL